The following are encoded together in the Leptospira langatensis genome:
- a CDS encoding sensor histidine kinase has translation MRLRVPVFFLLLLGAILGCSPPHAPYSPKAKQGILDLRDWDLKTSPLVSLDGEWEFFNGLEIPAKTSSKTYIHVPGSWNQFPLPNGEHGGEGTGTYRLTVLLGNPIKDLALQMGDISTAYKIYLNGKLLADNGVVGGTKDSMTPSYKHPIILLDAESKELNFVIEVSNFYHITGGIRKSIFLGPILDIFESKKQEISLGWVVFGATFLMGLYHLILFFMRRVDKSAIWFAFFCIDLSIRGFFTGSVFIYEITQDKYWVYIHKLDLLSFVLALPLFSLFLRSLFPEDFHKHFNTAFVSVGAFFALIVLLTPATEYMWYIQIFQAIVGLIIVFFLVLMIYCIFKKREGAVLFAVGAVFLFLATLNDILNQALIIKTRYIANWGLLSFLFSQTIMLSFRFSNAFVRLEELQRSLEQKVLDRTSQLEEAKHVAEEANSMKDTFISLVTHDLRSPITTIMGILQLIENDYEQLDDMSIKEWLKRAENTSSQSLEMIATLLDLNRLKSGSFPMDNSLIYVFPEVEGVLAKLWAQANSKKLDIRNSIPNDIRMNVDRALFSEIFVNLLSNAIKFCREGDSIEIDFSSKPNAMEFTVKDSGIGIPKEMIPGLFSTEIRSTRLGTNKESGTGLGLPLVYSIISAYHGRISVESQEQKGSKFTFSIPQPLLDLPRLNPA, from the coding sequence ATGAGGCTTCGGGTTCCAGTCTTTTTCCTTCTTCTCTTAGGAGCGATCTTAGGTTGCTCTCCTCCTCATGCTCCGTACTCTCCCAAAGCGAAACAAGGGATATTAGATCTAAGGGATTGGGATCTAAAAACCTCTCCTTTGGTTTCCTTAGACGGAGAATGGGAATTCTTTAACGGTCTCGAAATCCCTGCCAAAACTTCTTCCAAAACATATATCCATGTCCCTGGCTCATGGAATCAATTTCCCCTTCCAAACGGAGAACATGGAGGAGAAGGTACCGGAACATATCGCCTAACGGTGCTATTGGGAAATCCAATAAAGGATCTCGCCTTGCAGATGGGGGATATCTCAACCGCGTATAAGATCTATTTAAACGGAAAACTATTAGCCGATAACGGCGTCGTGGGCGGGACCAAGGATAGCATGACCCCTTCTTACAAGCATCCGATCATATTATTGGATGCAGAATCGAAGGAACTGAATTTCGTTATAGAAGTATCAAATTTTTATCATATAACCGGTGGGATCCGCAAATCCATATTTTTAGGACCGATCTTGGACATATTCGAATCCAAGAAGCAGGAGATCTCTTTGGGTTGGGTAGTATTCGGTGCTACTTTCCTCATGGGATTATACCACTTGATCTTATTCTTTATGAGAAGAGTGGACAAGTCCGCAATTTGGTTCGCCTTTTTCTGCATAGATCTAAGTATCCGAGGATTCTTTACGGGATCCGTGTTTATCTATGAGATCACTCAGGACAAATATTGGGTGTATATCCATAAACTGGATCTTCTTAGTTTTGTACTCGCCCTGCCCCTATTCTCTCTTTTCTTAAGGTCCTTATTTCCGGAAGATTTTCATAAACATTTCAATACTGCATTCGTATCCGTCGGTGCGTTCTTCGCCTTGATCGTTCTTTTAACGCCTGCTACGGAATACATGTGGTACATACAAATATTCCAGGCGATAGTAGGACTCATCATTGTTTTCTTCTTGGTCTTGATGATCTACTGTATTTTCAAAAAGAGGGAGGGCGCCGTATTATTCGCAGTCGGAGCAGTCTTCTTATTCTTAGCAACGTTAAATGATATATTAAATCAGGCATTGATCATAAAAACGAGATATATTGCGAATTGGGGACTTCTCTCATTCTTATTCTCCCAGACAATCATGCTTTCGTTTCGATTTTCCAACGCATTCGTACGTCTTGAAGAACTACAGAGATCCTTAGAGCAAAAGGTCTTGGACAGGACGAGCCAATTAGAAGAAGCAAAACATGTAGCAGAAGAAGCGAATTCCATGAAGGACACGTTTATTTCTCTTGTGACACATGATCTTAGATCCCCGATCACCACTATCATGGGGATCCTACAACTCATAGAGAACGACTATGAGCAGTTAGACGATATGTCCATTAAGGAATGGCTAAAGAGAGCGGAGAATACGTCTTCTCAGTCCTTGGAGATGATCGCGACTCTCTTGGACCTGAACCGATTGAAATCCGGTTCCTTCCCTATGGACAATAGTTTGATCTATGTATTCCCGGAAGTGGAAGGAGTTCTTGCCAAACTCTGGGCCCAGGCAAATTCCAAAAAACTGGATATCCGAAATTCGATTCCGAACGATATCCGAATGAATGTGGACCGCGCGCTATTCTCAGAGATCTTTGTGAACCTTCTCTCGAACGCGATTAAGTTCTGCAGAGAAGGAGATTCCATAGAGATCGATTTCTCTTCCAAACCGAACGCAATGGAATTTACCGTAAAGGACTCCGGTATAGGAATCCCGAAAGAGATGATACCAGGTTTATTCTCCACCGAGATCAGATCCACTCGCTTGGGAACGAACAAGGAGTCCGGCACAGGGCTCGGTCTTCCTCTTGTATATAGCATCATCAGCGCATATCACGGAAGGATCTCGGTCGAATCGCAAGAGCAAAAAGGAAGTAAATTCACCTTCTCTATTCCGCAACCTCTTCTGGATCTTCCTAGATTGAATCCTGCCTAA
- a CDS encoding ABC-F family ATP-binding cassette domain-containing protein, whose product MIKISNLHKIYNSKVLFDDLNLSLNRGEKLGLVGRNGHGKSTIFQMILGAVEPDSGTIIVPKGYKIGHLQQHLHFTRPTVLEECALGLPEGEEYETWQVEKVLSGLGFSEADMERDPNEFSGGYQIRMNLAKLLVSGPDLLMLDEPNNYLDIVTIRWLEEFLREWEGEIILVTHDRSFMDSVVTHTAAIHRAKSVKVQGDTDKLYNQINQAEEIYERTRLNEAKKRKQEEIFIAKFKAKASFASRAQSRVKKLEKQGEMKALENIQDLELYFNAAPFAANQMLAAENISFSYSGKEPFLIQDFSISVGKRDRICIIGKNGKGKSTLLKLLAGELQPSSGTVQKHPALKEGYFGQTNKLNMNENATVVEEIMSADKSCTEWLARTIAGGLMFSDDQGLKKIKVLSGGEKSRVLLGKILVTPCHILYLDEPTNHLDMQSCDSLIEAIDEFDGSVIMVTHNEMHLRAVATKLIVFDNDEIRIFDGTYDDFLNDVGWSDEEY is encoded by the coding sequence ATGATAAAGATCTCTAATCTTCATAAAATATATAATTCCAAAGTACTCTTCGACGATCTGAATTTGAGTCTGAATCGGGGAGAAAAATTAGGCCTTGTGGGTAGGAACGGTCATGGCAAGTCCACGATCTTTCAGATGATCCTGGGTGCGGTCGAACCTGATTCCGGAACGATCATCGTTCCTAAGGGTTATAAGATCGGTCATTTGCAACAGCATCTGCACTTTACCAGACCTACTGTTTTGGAAGAATGCGCTCTCGGTCTTCCCGAAGGAGAAGAATACGAAACTTGGCAGGTTGAGAAGGTTCTCTCCGGTCTCGGTTTTTCCGAAGCGGATATGGAGAGAGATCCGAACGAATTCTCGGGCGGTTATCAGATCCGAATGAATCTTGCTAAGCTTTTGGTTTCCGGTCCCGACCTTTTGATGTTGGACGAGCCGAATAACTATCTGGACATCGTTACCATTCGTTGGCTCGAGGAATTCTTGAGGGAATGGGAAGGCGAGATTATATTAGTAACTCATGATAGAAGTTTTATGGACAGCGTAGTTACTCATACTGCGGCCATTCATAGAGCGAAATCAGTCAAGGTCCAAGGCGATACGGACAAACTTTATAATCAGATCAATCAAGCAGAAGAGATCTATGAAAGGACTCGTTTGAACGAGGCTAAGAAGAGAAAACAAGAAGAGATCTTTATCGCTAAGTTCAAGGCAAAGGCAAGTTTTGCGAGTAGAGCCCAATCCAGGGTTAAGAAGCTAGAGAAGCAAGGAGAGATGAAGGCTTTAGAGAACATCCAAGATCTGGAATTGTACTTTAATGCGGCTCCTTTCGCTGCCAATCAGATGCTGGCTGCGGAGAATATTTCCTTCTCTTATTCCGGAAAGGAACCGTTTTTGATCCAGGATTTTTCCATCAGCGTCGGCAAGAGGGATCGTATTTGCATCATCGGAAAGAATGGTAAGGGAAAATCCACTCTTCTAAAGTTACTTGCGGGTGAGTTGCAGCCTTCTTCGGGAACCGTGCAAAAGCATCCTGCTCTTAAAGAAGGTTATTTCGGTCAGACAAATAAGCTGAATATGAACGAGAACGCTACCGTTGTCGAAGAGATCATGAGTGCGGACAAGTCTTGCACGGAATGGTTAGCTCGTACGATCGCCGGCGGTTTGATGTTCTCCGACGATCAGGGTTTAAAAAAGATCAAGGTCCTTTCCGGAGGAGAAAAGAGTAGGGTGCTTCTCGGGAAAATACTCGTGACTCCTTGTCATATACTCTATTTGGATGAGCCTACCAACCACTTGGACATGCAATCTTGCGATTCATTGATCGAGGCGATCGATGAATTCGATGGCTCAGTCATTATGGTGACTCACAATGAAATGCATTTAAGAGCGGTCGCCACCAAATTGATCGTGTTCGATAACGATGAGATCCGGATCTTCGACGGGACCTACGACGATTTCTTGAACGATGTAGGTTGGTCCGACGAAGAGTATTGA
- a CDS encoding NAD-dependent epimerase/dehydratase family protein: MRIFITGASGFVGGAIARQLKKDHTIKALSRSVESDAKLKAQGLESVRGSLGSIPKESLKDIDVIIHCAAFVGPWGTRKDFWEGNVDGTSQLLEVAKQAGVKRFIHMGTEAALFFGQDMVQIDETYPYPRSSPYLYSETKAEAERRVVAANSSGFETIVLRPRLVWGPGDTSVLPELKKMVSQGRFMWINHGKAKTSVTCITNLVHATELALTKGNPGSIYFITDDEDQTIRGFLTDMLGTQGIALPSASVPSFVASFLAYIVEGIWRILGIRKEPPMMRFPVDIMGRECTIRIDRAKKELGYKPLVTVAQGLESMRKEATSR; encoded by the coding sequence ATGAGGATATTTATTACCGGGGCTTCGGGCTTCGTAGGTGGAGCCATAGCAAGGCAATTGAAAAAGGATCATACCATAAAAGCCTTATCTAGATCGGTCGAATCGGATGCAAAGTTAAAAGCCCAAGGTTTGGAAAGTGTGAGAGGAAGTCTCGGATCTATTCCAAAAGAAAGCTTAAAAGACATAGATGTGATCATTCATTGCGCAGCCTTTGTAGGGCCTTGGGGGACTCGAAAGGATTTTTGGGAAGGGAATGTGGATGGGACCTCTCAACTTTTGGAAGTCGCAAAGCAAGCCGGCGTGAAACGCTTCATTCATATGGGAACGGAAGCCGCATTATTCTTCGGTCAGGACATGGTGCAAATAGACGAGACCTATCCGTATCCTAGAAGCAGTCCTTATCTTTATAGTGAAACAAAAGCAGAGGCGGAGAGAAGGGTGGTTGCTGCGAATTCCTCTGGTTTCGAAACAATTGTACTCCGGCCGAGACTGGTTTGGGGACCTGGGGATACTTCCGTACTTCCAGAATTGAAGAAGATGGTTTCGCAAGGAAGATTCATGTGGATTAACCATGGAAAAGCGAAGACCTCGGTCACCTGCATTACGAATTTAGTGCATGCCACAGAACTCGCTCTTACAAAAGGAAATCCCGGAAGTATTTATTTTATCACAGACGACGAAGACCAAACGATTCGAGGATTTCTGACGGATATGTTGGGAACTCAGGGTATTGCTCTTCCTTCTGCGTCGGTCCCTTCTTTCGTTGCAAGCTTCTTGGCATATATTGTAGAAGGGATCTGGAGAATTTTAGGAATTCGTAAAGAACCGCCCATGATGCGTTTTCCCGTAGATATTATGGGAAGAGAATGTACGATCCGTATCGATCGTGCTAAGAAAGAGCTCGGATATAAGCCTTTGGTCACCGTGGCACAAGGGTTGGAGTCTATGAGAAAGGAAGCGACTTCTCGCTAA
- a CDS encoding ArsR/SmtB family transcription factor: MSKHPTHPSLEQIELSSIFEAVSDPIRRKILVRLAEVEEAMCSAFLEYAPKTNLSYHIAKLRDAGLTYTRIEGTKKNLSLRRADMEKRFPGLLEAILESCKLEERRSKRLSLPSRN, encoded by the coding sequence ATGTCCAAGCATCCCACTCATCCGAGTTTAGAGCAGATTGAACTATCGTCTATTTTTGAGGCAGTGAGCGATCCGATCCGGCGTAAGATCTTAGTTCGGTTAGCAGAAGTAGAAGAGGCAATGTGTTCTGCGTTTCTGGAATACGCACCTAAAACAAATCTTTCCTATCATATAGCGAAGCTAAGAGATGCGGGACTAACATATACTCGCATAGAAGGAACGAAAAAAAATTTGAGTCTCAGAAGAGCCGATATGGAAAAAAGATTTCCCGGTCTCTTGGAAGCGATCTTAGAGAGTTGCAAACTGGAAGAAAGAAGAAGTAAAAGGCTTTCTCTTCCTTCCAGAAATTGA
- a CDS encoding DUF2834 domain-containing protein encodes MTKSAFQYIISFFGILFALSFVYFVVPPLLQDFDPIGAALGGFVNPFSTGYSLDIICTWFVFSTWVLYEAKTKGIRRGWIAILLGVVPGVATGMAFYLIIRMKQEKE; translated from the coding sequence ATGACAAAATCAGCATTTCAATATATAATTTCCTTCTTCGGGATCTTATTCGCCCTTTCCTTTGTTTACTTCGTCGTTCCTCCTCTTTTGCAAGACTTCGATCCGATCGGTGCTGCCTTAGGAGGATTCGTAAATCCTTTCTCTACAGGATATTCGTTGGATATCATTTGCACTTGGTTCGTCTTCTCTACCTGGGTATTGTACGAAGCGAAGACCAAAGGGATCCGAAGGGGATGGATCGCGATCTTATTAGGAGTGGTCCCAGGTGTAGCAACAGGAATGGCCTTTTATCTGATCATCCGGATGAAACAGGAGAAAGAATAA
- a CDS encoding ABC transporter ATP-binding protein, with amino-acid sequence MQNESNSIVSIRNLSKSYANGFTALKNVNLEIQKGEIIALLGPNGAGKTTLISIICGIINPSEGSVSVSGYDIIKDYRQTRSMIGLVPQELTVHAFESVMATVNFSRGLFGKSTNTKYVESILGSLSLLDKKDSTVLTLSGGMKRRVMIAKALSHEPNVLFLDEPTAGVDVELRKDMWNVVRALRDKGVTIILTTHYIEEAEEIADRVGIMNKGELILVEEKSVLMHKLGKKQILLDLAQPLTRIPDSLNSYELDIKNEGKQLLYTYDGQDKESGIAAFLENLKKSGIEFKDLNTIQSSLEEIFVQLVKESK; translated from the coding sequence ATGCAAAACGAATCCAATTCAATAGTTTCTATCCGAAACTTATCCAAGTCCTATGCCAACGGATTTACGGCTTTAAAAAACGTGAATCTGGAAATACAGAAAGGAGAGATCATCGCACTTCTTGGTCCGAATGGAGCAGGAAAAACAACTTTGATCTCGATCATTTGCGGCATCATAAATCCAAGTGAGGGATCCGTTTCCGTAAGCGGGTACGATATCATCAAAGATTATAGACAGACTAGATCCATGATCGGACTAGTTCCCCAAGAACTCACAGTACATGCGTTCGAATCCGTAATGGCCACGGTAAATTTCAGTCGAGGTCTATTCGGAAAATCGACGAACACCAAATATGTGGAGAGCATCCTTGGATCTCTTTCCCTTCTCGACAAGAAGGATAGCACGGTGCTCACTCTCTCTGGGGGAATGAAACGAAGGGTCATGATCGCGAAGGCTCTTTCTCATGAGCCAAACGTACTATTTTTGGATGAGCCAACCGCAGGAGTCGACGTAGAATTACGGAAGGATATGTGGAACGTGGTCCGAGCCTTGAGAGACAAGGGAGTGACCATCATCCTCACCACACATTATATAGAAGAAGCAGAAGAGATCGCGGATCGGGTCGGCATCATGAACAAGGGTGAGCTGATCTTAGTGGAAGAGAAATCCGTTCTCATGCATAAGCTAGGCAAGAAGCAGATCCTTTTGGACCTTGCTCAGCCATTAACTCGAATACCGGATTCTTTGAACTCGTACGAACTGGATATAAAGAATGAAGGCAAGCAATTGCTGTATACCTACGACGGACAGGATAAGGAATCCGGGATCGCAGCCTTCTTGGAAAATCTGAAAAAATCAGGGATCGAATTCAAGGATCTAAATACGATCCAAAGTTCTCTCGAAGAGATCTTCGTGCAACTGGTAAAGGAATCCAAATGA
- a CDS encoding SpoIIE family protein phosphatase: protein MVDSILFSHHSIGVFSLFLLTLVLSGFLIFKKDKTLPSYYLILMYLAYGVMFIGYFFSYSIFDPIAAYHRYLTVFILFGIVCFIAFCYHFPRNIYPKESKIVLPLSLLMSLVAWVHFMYKTYNMEKIFSFTAHQYSFDFGKEASGVILLCFIISTVILIRKILYFSQYKGFLTVVSGKFKDSPALVRIPVQFLIGIPLAFQKIIFAKGKEAIALRAFLFTVILNIVNAYNNVLNKSGVISYDTFAMTYFTLSVTTIFFIQSAYLNHSPEPTSFMVKILSSAVVTVILALGAISYVTLYAIDRANEKESIVEMNSVKTAIRNGETDFPANVQYIIARPSGPGVFDHKYNIIFSRDNVTQTNLVEGQARYKKQQLRDLEEQNKRKYKGRTDYELETISLKELETTELPLQTKLFRMADNFYVHYDFELDRTRYEVGFSYREFRTVIHNVARWLVLIQLGTTVFILIVFPILLRVSLIHPLNRLLSGVEKVNHGDLNVNVPIKTMDEVGFLSLSFNSMVDSIRSAREQLQDYANHLEEKVEERTREVQEKMMEVQQLKIQQDGDYFLTSLLAKPLFYNANKSSKVNTNFLIKQKKYFEFRNKKGELGGDICITGNLRLGTPTQYQQFTMAMNGDAMGKSMQGAGGSLVMGVMMNSIMARSAANKRILNKTPQEWLTDVYFEVHSVFKSFDGSMVISATVALINDETGEMHYWNAEHPFSVLYRDGKASFLENDLELRKLGLDSEYEFKVKTFQLHPNDVIILASDGRDDLLLNHSNGKRIINEDETLFLEAVERSGSDIELIEKSIRSTGEVIDDLSILRIGFQEVGSPKSMPPKMEDSDDSAEKVTLQTLYKEGKELYKSGEVQKAISVLLEAYSADPSNQRINKLLGLISFKEKDYPLAVKILSKYLVDDPDTAELWYYLSLAEKRLGNLTQSLEAAMMVNKLQPMNVQNLVHLSDLNRLLGKKADAIEFTKTAEDIDPENKNIQKLKKLLEIE from the coding sequence ATGGTAGATTCCATTTTATTCTCGCATCATTCCATTGGTGTCTTTTCCTTATTTCTATTAACTCTCGTCCTCTCCGGGTTCCTGATCTTCAAGAAGGACAAGACCCTTCCCTCTTATTATCTAATTCTAATGTATCTCGCCTACGGGGTGATGTTCATAGGTTACTTTTTCTCGTATTCCATATTCGATCCTATTGCGGCTTATCATAGATATCTAACAGTATTCATTCTCTTCGGGATCGTCTGTTTCATCGCATTCTGCTACCATTTTCCGAGAAACATATATCCTAAGGAATCCAAGATAGTCCTGCCTCTCAGCTTACTGATGAGCCTAGTAGCATGGGTCCATTTCATGTACAAAACGTACAATATGGAAAAGATCTTCTCCTTTACGGCTCACCAATATAGTTTCGATTTCGGAAAAGAAGCGAGCGGGGTCATTCTACTCTGTTTTATCATCAGCACAGTCATATTAATTAGAAAAATATTATATTTCTCACAATACAAAGGGTTCCTGACCGTCGTGAGCGGAAAGTTCAAAGACTCCCCTGCATTGGTCCGTATTCCGGTCCAATTCCTGATAGGAATTCCACTTGCATTTCAAAAGATCATCTTCGCAAAAGGAAAAGAAGCGATCGCACTGAGAGCCTTCCTATTCACCGTCATACTCAATATAGTCAACGCATACAACAACGTGCTGAATAAGTCCGGAGTCATCTCTTACGATACCTTTGCGATGACTTACTTCACTCTTTCCGTAACGACCATCTTCTTCATCCAAAGCGCGTATCTGAACCATTCCCCTGAACCGACTAGCTTTATGGTCAAGATCCTTTCCAGTGCTGTGGTTACCGTGATCCTCGCCTTAGGAGCGATCAGCTATGTCACTCTGTATGCGATCGATAGGGCAAATGAGAAAGAAAGCATAGTGGAGATGAATTCGGTAAAAACGGCGATCCGAAACGGAGAAACCGACTTTCCTGCCAATGTGCAATACATCATCGCGAGACCGTCCGGCCCCGGAGTCTTCGATCATAAGTATAATATAATATTCTCCAGGGACAACGTAACGCAAACCAACCTCGTCGAAGGACAAGCCAGATATAAAAAGCAACAACTCCGAGACTTAGAAGAACAGAATAAGAGAAAATACAAAGGTCGAACGGATTACGAACTGGAAACAATTTCCTTAAAGGAATTGGAAACAACGGAACTGCCTCTGCAGACCAAGCTTTTCAGAATGGCCGATAATTTTTATGTTCATTATGATTTTGAATTGGATCGTACCAGATACGAGGTCGGATTCAGTTATAGGGAATTTAGAACGGTCATCCACAATGTGGCTCGCTGGTTGGTACTGATCCAACTTGGTACTACAGTCTTTATCCTGATCGTTTTCCCGATCTTACTTAGGGTCAGCCTGATCCATCCTTTGAACCGACTTCTATCCGGAGTAGAGAAGGTAAACCACGGGGACCTGAACGTAAACGTTCCGATCAAGACCATGGACGAGGTGGGGTTCCTTTCTCTCTCTTTCAACTCTATGGTGGATTCGATCCGAAGCGCTAGAGAACAACTCCAAGACTATGCAAACCATCTAGAAGAGAAGGTAGAAGAAAGGACCAGAGAAGTTCAGGAAAAGATGATGGAGGTCCAGCAGCTCAAGATCCAGCAGGACGGGGATTATTTCCTAACTTCCCTCTTGGCCAAGCCTCTCTTTTATAACGCAAATAAATCTTCCAAGGTAAATACGAATTTCTTAATAAAGCAGAAGAAGTACTTCGAATTCCGAAATAAAAAAGGGGAACTCGGCGGAGATATCTGTATCACCGGGAACCTGAGACTCGGAACTCCTACACAATACCAACAGTTCACGATGGCGATGAATGGGGATGCGATGGGAAAATCCATGCAGGGAGCAGGAGGTTCCCTGGTAATGGGAGTGATGATGAATTCCATCATGGCCCGTTCCGCTGCAAACAAAAGAATATTGAACAAGACCCCGCAAGAATGGCTAACGGACGTGTATTTCGAGGTGCATTCCGTATTCAAGAGCTTCGACGGAAGTATGGTAATATCCGCCACAGTTGCCTTGATCAATGATGAAACAGGCGAAATGCATTATTGGAACGCAGAGCATCCATTCTCGGTTTTATACAGGGACGGAAAGGCTTCCTTCTTAGAGAATGATCTTGAGCTTAGAAAGCTAGGACTGGATTCGGAATACGAGTTCAAAGTAAAAACATTCCAGCTACATCCGAACGACGTGATCATACTCGCTTCCGACGGAAGAGACGATCTATTGTTAAATCACTCGAACGGAAAAAGGATCATCAACGAAGACGAGACTTTATTCTTAGAAGCAGTCGAAAGATCCGGATCCGATATAGAGCTTATCGAGAAAAGTATCCGAAGCACAGGCGAAGTCATCGATGACCTTTCTATTCTTCGGATCGGGTTCCAAGAAGTAGGATCTCCTAAGTCAATGCCTCCGAAAATGGAGGATAGCGACGATTCTGCCGAAAAAGTCACTCTCCAAACATTGTACAAAGAAGGAAAGGAACTCTATAAAAGCGGAGAAGTCCAAAAGGCAATCTCCGTTCTACTCGAAGCCTATTCCGCAGATCCCTCCAACCAAAGGATCAACAAGCTATTAGGACTGATCAGTTTTAAAGAAAAGGATTATCCTTTGGCAGTAAAAATACTGAGTAAGTATCTGGTCGATGATCCGGATACTGCTGAACTCTGGTACTATCTCTCTCTTGCGGAAAAGAGATTGGGAAATTTAACTCAATCCTTAGAAGCAGCTATGATGGTGAACAAACTGCAGCCAATGAATGTGCAGAACTTGGTACATCTTTCCGATCTAAATCGACTCTTAGGCAAAAAAGCGGATGCTATCGAATTCACCAAAACCGCAGAGGATATAGATCCGGAAAACAAGAACATCCAGAAACTCAAAAAGCTATTAGAGATAGAATAA
- a CDS encoding ABC transporter permease, with protein MNLNAIKAIYFFEMSRTRRTLMQSIASPVISTSLYFVVFGSAIGSRIQEVNGVPYGSFIVPGLIMLSLLTESISNASFGIYFPKFTGTIYEILSAPVSSMEAVIGFVGAAATKSLILGMIMLATASLFVPIHIAHPFLMVFFLILTCVSFSLFGFIIGIWADNFEKLQVIPMLVITPLVFLGGSFYSANMLPPFWQTVTLFNPILYLVSGFRWSFYEISDVSVGISLGMILIFLSTCLFIVAWMFKTGYHIKK; from the coding sequence ATGAATCTGAACGCTATCAAAGCCATTTACTTTTTCGAAATGTCCAGAACGAGAAGGACTCTGATGCAGAGTATCGCTTCTCCCGTTATCTCCACTTCTCTTTACTTTGTGGTATTCGGTTCTGCCATCGGCTCCAGGATCCAAGAAGTCAACGGGGTCCCTTATGGCTCCTTTATCGTACCGGGCTTAATTATGCTTTCCTTATTAACGGAAAGTATCTCTAACGCATCCTTTGGGATCTATTTTCCTAAATTCACTGGAACCATCTACGAGATCCTATCTGCTCCCGTTTCCAGCATGGAAGCAGTCATCGGTTTTGTAGGAGCGGCAGCTACCAAATCCTTGATCCTAGGAATGATCATGCTTGCAACTGCTTCTCTCTTTGTGCCCATCCATATCGCTCATCCTTTTCTGATGGTGTTCTTCCTGATCCTGACCTGCGTCTCCTTCAGCCTATTCGGTTTCATAATCGGGATCTGGGCGGATAATTTCGAAAAACTGCAAGTCATCCCTATGTTAGTCATTACTCCATTGGTCTTCTTGGGGGGAAGTTTCTATTCAGCAAATATGCTTCCTCCCTTTTGGCAAACTGTAACATTGTTCAACCCGATCCTCTACTTGGTAAGCGGATTTCGTTGGAGCTTCTATGAGATCTCAGACGTAAGCGTAGGGATCAGTCTGGGAATGATACTGATATTCTTAAGCACCTGTCTATTCATCGTTGCTTGGATGTTTAAAACGGGATATCATATTAAGAAATAG